The genomic window TGCCAGCTCACACCCCAGCCCTGCTGGAGGGTGATAAGTCACAGGAGGGACCAGGGCAGTGTCTCGCTTCTCCACCTTCTGAGTCAAGGGTCATAGACTGTTCATCCAGATCGCCACCTTCAGATGTCCACAGGCGGCAGAAGATGGACCAGAAGCATTCTGTGTGGGCCGCAGGGGAACTGGGGAAGAACGGGAGCCAGGccccagcacaagacaaggatgggcTTTGCCGTGGTTACtgctaataatattattaataataataatagttaatattgcTTAAGAACTTTTACTGGTGCCTTGTATTGGACCAAGCACCTTACTCATGACTCCTTTAATGCCTTCACAACAACCTGGCCTGCTTGGAGACAATGTCCCCATCTTACAGCTGGGCCTcagtgacttgcctgaggccaggaaggggcagggctgggattctCTGTATAAAAACGTAATGGCAGTCCTAGTGTTcaatagatcagtagggtgactagtTTATAGTgatctattgtacatttcaaaatagctagaagaaaataaatggaatgtttctctttttttttttttttttttttttaagacagagtctcactctgtcacccaggctggagtgcaatggcgcgatctcggctcactgcaacctccacctccgggatcaagcagttctcctgtctcagcctcccaagtatctgggattataggcatccgccatcatgtccggctaatttttgtatttttgtagagatggggtttcaccatgttggccaggcttgaactcctgacctcaggtgatccgcccgcctcggcctcccaaagtgttgggattacaggcgtgagccattgcgcctggcctcaaaagtTTCTTAGcataaaaaaaaaggccaggtgtggtggttctcacctgtaatcccagcactttgagaggccaagcctttcagagaggactgcttgaacccagaagtttgagaccagcctgggcaacacagtgagatcccgtctttacaaaaaattttttaaattgccagcTCAAGATGTTACCcccccaaaataataaataattagctaggtgtagtggcacatgcctgtagtcctagctacttgggaggctgaggcaggaggatcactttaagtccaggaggttgaagctacagtgagctgtgagggtgccactgcactccagcctgggtgacagagaccatgtctcaaaaaacaaaacaagacaaaaaaagtaaaaaagaaaagacaaatttaaggtgatggatattctaagtacactgatttgatctttacaaattatatgaatgtattaaataatCCTGAAACTATGTACCCTGAAACTATGGACATCTATTATGcatcagtaaaaacaaaaattgttttaaaaatatatataatggggctgggtgccgtggctcacgcctgtaatcccagcacttttggaggccaaggtggatggatcacttgaggtcagaagaccatcctggccaacatggagaaactctatctctactaaaactgcaaaaattagccaggcgtggtggcgggcacctgtaatcccagctactcgggaggctgaggcaggagaattgcttgaacccaggaggcagaggctgaggtggaggctgcagtgagctgagatcacgccactgtactccagcctgagcaacagagctagacaccatctcaaaaaaaaaaaaaaaccaaaaaacatatatataatggcTTCTCTGTCACCGCTGGTGACAATAGGTCTTAATGCAAGTTTTCATGTTTTCCTCTCTTGCACTTTAGAAGTCAagtgcattttaaattttctttgcgattctttttcttttctccattcaaTCACTGAGTCATTATTTGCCAGTGAGCATCTACAATGGGCCAGGTCCCTGGCTGGCCGCACTGGGGATACCACAGGGACTAAGGTGGCTCAGAGAGAAGGCCATTCCAGCAGAGAGCAATCACAGCTGAGATGGTGGAAGCCCAGAGGGATTATCTAAGCCAGCATGGAGGGTACTCAGGGAAGCCTTCTTGGAGGAGGTAATATCCAGGAACCCTGGAGGATGAGAGGAGTTAGCCAGGTGATGGGAATTGGACAGGGGAGCATGATTCAGACAGAGGGGACAGATGGGCGAGGATTTAGAAACAAGTGCCTGGTGTGCATGAGCTGCAACTCGTAGCTGATGGTGGTAGGAGGGGAGActgtggggtggaggggagacTATGGGGTAGAGGGGAGGGGACTGGAGAGAGGTGGGGTGAGGGATGTGTCTGGAGGTGGCTTTTCTTCCACAGGCCACAGGGAGTACCGAGGCACTGTGGCCAGCATGACATGGTCCAATAGAGTTTCGTCCAAATCTCTGGAGCCGAAGTTGTTCAGATTGGAGAGGGCAGGCCTGTGACCCAGCTAGAACCTGCTGCAGTGGTCTAGGCAGGATATGACAGTGGCCTGGTGTGGCCCAACTCTCCCCATCACGCTGTAGCTGTAACTCTCAGTTGTGTGTGCCCTGTTCAAGGGTTCGCTTTGGGAGGAAAGGATGGTAGGCATGTTCTTGTTCATAGCTGTATCCACCCAGCCTTGAGCAGGGGGCCCAACATACACAAGCCCTCAGGAAGGACTTATGGAGTGATGGACTCTGCAGTATGTGCTTGGGGTAGGGGAACTGAGAGGCTGGTAAGGCCACCCAGAACCGGGTCGGAAAGGCCTTGTCACCTGGGGCTGGGAAACAGACTTCTCCCCAGGGTCTGGGGTGAACTTCCGGCCTAGCAGCTCCTGGGCAGATGAGGGTTTCAGGGAGTTTCCTCCTGCAGCAGCCACGTGGCTCTGGCTGGCAGGGCTCTTCTCTGCTCACCCCAGGATCTGTGAGGATGGCGCACCTGCTGGGCAGCCAGGCCTGCATGGAGAGCCTGCGCACAGACCTCACCGACCTGCAGGGTGCCATCGTAGACGTCTTCTCCCGCGCCGGGCCTGTGCGCTTCCCCTCCTGGAAGTTCCCTGACCGCATGGCCTGTGACCTCGACATGGTGGCCCTGCTGGAGCACTATGACCATGTTCCGGGTGACCCCGAGTTCACGCAGCTGTCCCATGCCGTGCTGCTGGAGCTGGTCATCGACAGGTGAGGGCCTTGACCAAGCCTGGTCATCTCAGGATGCCAGCACCTGCCCCTGAAACCAGTGGCAGCTACGGAAGCCCCTCCAGAGGCAGGGGTGATGTTGGAACAACAGTCACCATTGAGTACCTGTCGGGGCCACATCAGCTCAGGACTTTCAAAGTGGTCTTACCTTTTATCATGTGTCTTGTGTTGTGTGCTGTGCTATCCTGTGTTAGGCTCTCCTAGCCTGTCCACCTCAGGCAGTTGATTTCCATTCCATCGGTCTCTGTGGCACCACAGCTGTGACCACGGTCTCTCAGCCTCTCCCAGCTGCCTCCTCAGGGTTTCTATGTTGGGGACCCCATAGTTGCTTCTCAGAGTTTCCATTCCGGGCTCTCTTTCCTGTTGTCCTGTGGGttgtgctgttccctctgcatATCACAAGGCCGGACACGGGATGTGGTTTTCCAAATCCTGACCCGCTGGGAAGAGCCTTGCTGATTCTCCTGCAGCCTCATCACTTCTAAGCTATCATTAAAGTTAACAtggttggccgggcatggtggctcacgcctgtaatctcatcactttgggaggccaaggcgggtgcatcacttgaggtcaggagttcaagaccagcctggccaacatagtgaaaccctgtctctactaaaaatacaaaaattagcttggtgtggtggtgcatgcctgtaattccagctactcaggaggctgaggcatgagaatcgcttgaatctgggaggcagaggttgcagtgaaccaagatcacaccaatgcactccagcctcggtaatGGAGtaagactttctcaaaaaaaaaaaaaagtgaaaataaaaataaagttaacatgGTGTGcttggcacggtggctgacacttgtaatcccagcattttgggaggttaatgggaggatcatctgagagttcaagaccagcctgggcaacataaggaaaccccatctgtacaaaaatattttaaaaattagctgggtgtgttggtgcatgccttttttttttttcttcggagttttgctcttcttggagtgcagtggtgtgatctcagctcactgcaacctccacctcctgggttcaagagattctcctgcttcagcctccaaagtagctgggattacaggtgcctgctgtcacgcctggctagtttttttggatttttagtggagacggggtttcaccatgttgaccagggctggtctcaaactcctgacctcaggtgatccatcttcctcggcctcccaaagtgctgggattacaggcgtgagctactgcacctggctggtgCGTGCCTATTGTCCCATCTACTTAGGAGGCcgtggtgggaggattgtttgagccctggaggtcgaggctacagtgagccatgatcatgccactgcactccagcctgggcaacagagcaagcccctgtctcaaagaaagaaaaagcaaagctaACATGGTCACCAGCCtttcacattctggggactgtaTCCCAGGGTTCTAGCGCTCAAATGCCTTAAAAATGGtcaggtgcgttggctcacgtctgtaatcccagcactttgggaggccgaggtgggcggatcacctgaggtcagtagttcgagactagcctggccaacgaacagggtgaaaccccgtctctactaaaaatacaaaaattagccaggcgtggtggtgcctgcctgtagtcccagctactctggaggctgaggcaggagaattgcttgaacctaagaagcggaggttgcagtgagctgagatcgtgccattgcactccagcctggcgacagagtgagactgtctcaaaacaaacaaacaaacaaaaaacaaccttaAAGCCGTGACGGCCAGACAGGTAGCAAAGAATGTGAGAGGGACTCCAGTGGTTTCAGGATGACCTGCCTAGGGACAGAGAAGCCAGGGTTACCACTCTGAGGGCTGGAGGAGCCCTTGGTACAAAAGCACCATCTGTAACCTCTGAGCAGCTGAACGTGTATGAGCACAGAACACACCTTCCTTTCTCCGTAACTTTATGCATTACACTGTCCCTCTGCTAGGAGTGTCCTGCCCATCCATCATGGCCTGGTTTACCCAGCCGCTTCTCTGTGAAGCTGTCTCTGACATGCCCTCTGCCCTACCTGACCCTCTGCCTACCTCTGGCTGAGTTAGAGTGGTGTAGCATTGAGCTGCTCAGTTCGTGGCAAGGGTGGGATCACGGCTGAGGCTGCAGACAGCACCACAGTCTCCCGCTGCGAGGGTCGGTTGGTCTAAGCAGACGGATTGCTCTGCCAAAGCCATGCTCTGTCCTCTTTTCAGATGCTTTCCCGTTCCCCGATGTTGCTTGGCACCATGGCAAGTGctgttgtccctgtttgcagaggaGGACACCTTGGCCAGAGAGGGGCGGGGCCTTGGAGGCAGTTGGCACCTCTGCCCCCAGGCCCTCTCTGCCCAAGGCCCTACAGGTTTTGGAATGACCCTCCTGCATCTGCAAAAAGCTAAGTTCACTCATCTTCCTGGTATGTGTTGTAAACACAATACTTCTTTAAAACAGCTTGGTTCCCATGCAAATGCAAACTTAGCTTTTTATTATAATACTCCTTTTTCTTACAATTCATGCCTGACTGTAGTTTTAAACTTGGAGGTTAGGACAGAGACCTAGCTGTCTTGACACAGGTCTCCACTGTCACAGAAGCAGCTCACCCTGCAGAAGCCCCTGACTAGCCTCAGGAGACTGTGCACACTCCCTGCTCTGCCCTATCAATGTGTGTCTGTGGGCAAGctcttcccctctctgggtctcagctcTGTCATCTATCAAGTGGAGGCTCCGGGCCACTGGATATAAGGCAGCCATTCACCCAGAACTTTTCAAGGACTCAGGATACAACTGAGGCAAGGCCAGGCCTGGCTTCACAGAGCTCCCTGGTCCAGTGGAGAAGAGCCAGGCAGAAGTGCCACCCAGGAGACACAGAAGAGGCTCCCAAGCTGAGGCTGTGGCCAGGGAGGGCTTCCCTGAGGAAGTAGCCCCTGGGTTAGGTTTGAAGCTGGCCCAGCAGAGCATATTCTGAGACTCTCCAAGCTCTTGATGCCTGGGCCAGTTCCCCAGAGCCAGAGCTGCGGTTGTATGGTCTGAGGGTATGTTAGCACCAGCCTGGGCCCCAGCAACCTAGCATCTCTGCCCGCaggctcctgctgctgcttcaaAGCTGTATGAGCTACTTGGAGAACCTTGGCTCAGAGCAGATGATGCCCCCTGCACAGGCTGCGGGGCCCTGCATGTCCGTGGGGCTCACGGTGCGGCGCTTCTGGGACAGCCTGCTGAGGCTGGGCACGCTCCACCAGCAGCCACTCCCCCAGGTGGGTCCCAGCCTCTGTCTCAGGTGGGTCAGCCTCAGCCTCTATCTCCCCACTGTGGTGGCCTTCACACCTCGCCCCAGCTCTGGCTTCCTAGCCTACCACTATGTGCACCACAGCCTTTACTGGCTCCCACCGCCCTCCCAATCAAGCCCCACACAGTGTGGCGGTTAAGAACGCAGGCCTTGGGGATCATGCCTTGCTCCCTGGCTCTGACATCCCTGTGGGACTTTGGAAAAATCTTGCCTACTTTGAACcgcagtttcttcatctatacaaCGGAGGTCATGTGACCCCTGTTTGTTATGGGCTATCCCGTAATCCACACAACCACCCACTGGGGAAGAACCACTGTTCCCATGATGGGAAGGAAACTAAAACTGAGAGTGGTTATGGTGACACAAGAGCAGGCAGGTCCAGTAAGCAAGAGCCCAGTAACCAGCAGCTGTGACCGTCACCATCACCTTCCCAACACCATGCATACAATCAGATCAAGCCTGGAGCTTGGGGTGCGGGCCGCAGAGAGGAGACCTGGCTGTAGTAAGCTGAGTCAGAGTAACAGAGGGAGAAAGTTCTCTCTTATTCACGTCGGTGTCAGAGAACATTTGAGGGTCTGAGTGTCAGGCAAGGCTGTCACACTGTCACAGAACATCCCCCAGGGAACCAGTCACCTCCCTCTCTACTCTCTCCCTCACCTGCTTTCCCTTGTCTTTTTCTGAACACAGAAAGGGGCAAACCAAAGGGAGACTCCCACCTCCAAGCCCACCACCAAGGGCGAGCCAGCCAGGAGCCCTGAATATCTGACTACCAAGTTAATCAAGCCCTCCTCCCCAGTGCTAGGCTTGCCCCAGACCTGCCAAGAGCCAGAGAGCATCCCTGTCAGAGCCTCCCTGCAGTTCCCAGCCACGACCTTCAAGAACACCAGGAGTGTCCACTCCCAGACCATTGAGACGGCCCTGGTGCCCTGTGACGCATGCGCCAGCGTCCAGGGAAGCCTGCAGAAGGTGGGCAAGGTGGTCATCAGCCTGTGTCAGAGCCAGAACCTGCCCTCGTCCTTAGGCCAGTTCCAGCAACTGGTGCAGGACAGCATGGGGCTCAGGCCACTGCCGGCTGCCACCGTGGGCCGCTGGGCAGCAGAGCAGAGGAAAGACCTGACGCGCCTCAGTAAGCATGTGGAGGCCCTCAGGGCCCAGCTGGAGGAGGCTGAAGGGCAGAAGGATGGCCTGAGGAAGCAGGCGGGCAAGCTGGAGCAGGCGCTGAAACAGGAGCAGGGGGCACGGCGGCGACAGGCGGAGGAGGATGAGCAGTGCCTGTCTGAGTGGGAGCACGACAAACAGCAGCTGCTCACAGGTCTGTGCCCCAGAGGCCAGACGCCTGGTGCCCAGGGGCTCTGCCACAGCCTTTGCATGGATGTTTGTGAGACAGGGCTTCCAGGGCAAGTGGTTTGTGTGGAAGAACCCAGGCTGGGACACAGGCaagaggcagggaagggagggcagCAAGGAAGGGGGTGTTCATCCGGTGGTGACACTGTGATCTCAGTCCCACTGGGGCCACCAGGAGCTGGGCTAGGACGCTTGCCCAGACTCGTCCATCGGTCAGTGAGGGAACCGAGGTATGTATCCACTTGCACTGTCAGTCATTGAGGGCTACTTCCAGAGAGTTATTCCCCTGGCACTTCCAGCCAAGCAGAGCAGCCTCTCTGGTTGTGGCAAAAGCCATTAGAGACAAAGTTCCTGGCACCAGAAGATGGCCAGTGCCCACTGATGGGAGGCCTGAGGGATTTGCCCTTTCTGAGCCTCATCACAGTTGCCTCCATGGACGacaccaaggcccagagaggtgtaGACACATGGCAGCCAGCCCATGAGAAGCAGGGTGGGTAAGGGCCCAGCCGCTTCCACCAGCCTCCCTAGAGCTCCTCCCATGGCCGCAGGCGGCCCCTCTGCAGGCGATGGGCTGCCTCCACTCCACGGGGCACACTGGGCATGAAGGCCGCCGGCCAGGTCCATGGGACCCTCTGAAGGGCCTCTCTCTTGGCTGCCATAGAAACAAGTGACCTAAAGACAAAGATGGCCACCCTGGAGAGAGAACTGAAACAGCAGCGGGAGTCCACACAGGCTGTGGGTAAGGAGCCCCATCATAGGCCCCCATGCCACATCTCAAGCCAGGGGTGTGGCTGGATGAGCATCGTCCATCTCTGTCCCCTGAGCATCCAGGGCAAAGTTGAAGGGAACCAGCCACAGGAGGGTGGGCCTGACCAACCACACTATTGGCGATGACCAAACTGGGTTGCCACCTCCTACCGAGAAAGCGCCTTCTATTTTCCAAACCCACCTCAGGTGGGGTCTAGAGCCCCATTTTGTGGCTGAGgactctgaggcccagagatgggaTGTGAGCTCCCGTCCTAGGTCTGAGGTAGTACAGCGCTCCCCTGCCCTACCCCATCCCATGTCCACTTAATGCTGCAGAGGCAAAGGCCCAGCAGCTGCAGGAGGAAGGTGAGCGCAGGGCGGCAGCGGAGAGGCAGGTGCAGCAGCTGGAGGAGCAGGTGCAGCAGTTGGAGGCGCAGGTGCAGCTGTTGGTGGGTCGGCTGGAGGGCGCTGGCCAGCAGGTCTGCTGGGCCAGCACGGAGCTGGATAAGGAGAAGGCCCGTGTCGACAGCATGGTCCGCCACCAGGAGGTGAGGCCAGGGCCCTCGCTAGCCTGGGCATCTGCAATGTAGGCTGCAGGGAAAGAGGGCTCCACTGTCAGGGAATGGGGGATCATCTATATTGGGCATCTGCTCCCTGAGATGCCTCCAGGTGTGGGGGTTGACTCACCTTTACAGAGAGTCTACCCTGAACCAGGCACTGGGGGAACAGTGACCCAGGGACTGATACTGCCCAGTGAGGCCTCACTCTGGAAGAGCGCCCCACAGGCAAAGATGAGCAGGTGTGCCACACTCTCCTGCCAGATGGCTAAGGGGTGCAGGGAGGGATGGCCACATCTGCCATGGGAATCCAGAATGGCTTCTAGGAGGAGGTGGCCTTTGAGCTGGACGCCCATGACAGGCAATTAGTCCATCAGCCAGGGGAAGGACAGGGCAGGCAGAGGGTGAGCCAGGGCCCGGGGCATAGCTGTGCTCTGGGCAATGGGGCCTCACAGGAGTCCTCAGAAGTGTGGTTGAGGGAGTAGGTGACCTGTTGCCTAGTGAAAGGGGCAGGTCTGGGGGCTGTCTTGGCTGGGTCTAACCCTCAAAAGCTCAGCAAGGAGCCAGGAGTTCAGTTGAGAGTCCCCAGGGTCAGACATGGGCCCAGGGTAGGGGAAGCCTTTCTACCCCAAGTGGGTGCTGTTCTCTGTGCCTTGCAAACTGTCACAGCCGCCATGTATCAGGTGTCTGCTGTGACCCAGGCTTCAGGCGCCGCAGCCTCTGATGCTTACTCCTCGCTACAGCAACAGGAGGTAGATACTCTTGTCACCCCCATTTTACGAATGAGGAAACAGCCTTATTGAGTGAGGTTAAGGaagttgcccaaggccacacagctagtgagaGGTGGAGCCAGGACTCCGAGCAGTCCAGCGTTAGTTCTTCCTGCTTTCCATTCAGTGGGTGTTAGGAAATGTGGGCTTCAGCAACATGGGATGATGTGACACTGGAGACCCGAGGAGAAGAAAAACTTAGTTCCCAGAATTCCTCTCCAAGTGGGGTCTGTGTATGACTGGAAGGAAGTGGGGGTGAGACCCCCAGAGCCAGCCATCTGCGTTCCAAGGGCCGGGGTCTTCAAGCTGGGATCCTGGCCTTGACCAGGTCCGGTGTGCATCTGCCTGCTGCCAGCTTCCCCCGACCCCTACCCTTCCACGCATGTGACCAGCATTCcctagacacagacacacaccccagGGGGGTAGCAGCCGAGGGGTAGTAGATGCTGTAGCCTCcttagttccacatggctgggccTAGCCCTGTGGGTCTCACAGCCTCCCTGCTTGTCCGTTCCTGCTTAGTCTCTGCAGGCCAAGCAGCGAGCCCTGCTAAAGCAGCTGGACAGCCTGGACCAGGAACGTGAGGAGCTGCGGGGCAGCCTGGACGAGGCTGAGGCCCAGCGGGCCCGCGTGGAGGAGCAGCTGCAGAGCGAGCGGGAGCAGGGGCAATGCCAGCTCAGGGCCCAGCAGGTGAGGGTGGGGGTCTTCCTTTTTGCCAGAGAAGTCTCCGGCCAACTGAGTGCCTGCAGGCCTGTCCCATGTCTTTTCTTGGGTAGGGACGGTGCCCCAGGGCGCTGAGTACCATGTAGCTCACTCAGGAGCCAGGCCTGAGCCTCCGTCTGTCCCAGGAGCTGCTGCAGAGCCTGCAGAGGGAGAAGCAAGGCCTGGAGCAGGCGACTACGGACCTGCGGCTAACCATCCTGGAGCTAGAACGGGAGCTGGAGGAGCTGAAGGAGCGGGAGCGGCTGCTGGTGGCCTTCCCAGACCTGCACAGGCCCACCGAGACCCAGATCCATGGTAGGGGACTGGGGATGGTGCCAAGGGCATGCTGGGGCTCAGGGCCAGCAGCTGAGGGCTCGTGTGGGCAGGACACTGGGGACTGCAGCTCCCTAGCCTGCAGCAAGGGTGTTAAAGCCAGGCGGCCAGCAGCGCAGCCCCTGTGGACCCACCACAGCACGCAAGTGCTTCATGCGTCATCCACTCTGCATAGACAGGGACGTGAAAGCCCAACAGTGATGTGACTGCCTCTAGTCACAACAGCCAAACGCAGACACAGGTCTGGTTGTCCCCACAGCCTGTGCTCTTCACTACGTCACATGCTAATTCTTGCTCGACTTCTGTGTGTCCCCCTTCTTGGTTCTTGGAATGGGTCCCCAAACCACACCATGGGACTAGTCCCAAGGACACAGCCTCCAGCTGCCCACTGTCCTGGACCCCATGGCATAGGAGTGCTAGGTACCCATCTTGGCACAGGATTGGATATCAGGTGACCTGGGTTCTCCCAGCCCCTCCAGACCCCTAAAGCACTAGGGCAAATCCTTTTGCAGAGCTGGCAGGAAGATGTGCAGTTAGCTGCTCGTGAGACATCATCCAGGCCCTTCTGTCCCCTTCTCAACCACCTTGTGAGGCAGGTCATAGCCCCATAGCTATTTCCCATAGCAGGAAACTGAACCAGAAGGGGCAGCAATTCTCCCGGGCTCCTGGAGCCAGAAGGAAGCATCCATCACAAAAGCAGGGGAAGAGCAGCCTGGCGGAATTCCTGCCGTTCCCAAGCTTGAGCTGgccgtgtgaccttggacagCTCACTTTGGCTGTAGCCTGTCCAAAACGGGGGGGCCTTGTCAGAGATTCACTCTCCTCTCATGCTTATTtgctaagtctttttttttttttttttttttttgagacagagtctcactctgttgccaggctggagtgcagtggcacaatctctgctcactgcaacctccacctcctgggttcaagtgattctcctgcctcagcctcctgagtagctgggactacgggggcccgccaccacacccagctcatttttctatttttagtagagacggggtttcaccatgttggccaggatggtcttgatctcttgacttaaTGATCCCCtgacctgggcctcccaaagtgctgggattacaggcgtgagccaccgcgcccggccttgctAAGTCTTTTGAGAGCTCTAGGTCCCACCCAGCTCTCAGATTTTATAATACTATGGTCATCTTCCCTGCAGGTTGGGGGACAGGGAAGGGGGAATAAGGCCTCGGGAGAAGGAAGATGAGCTAGGAGGCCTGGTGCACTACACAGCTCCTTTGTGCCTCCAGGCCACCTGCCCAAGCTGGTGTGCCTCCCTTCTAAGGTCCTGTCCCATTGGGCACAGGAGGCAGATCCAGCAGCGTGGAATCCCAGATAACATGTCCCACAGACTCTGGCAACGTCACAGATCACATGGAGAGGCAAGTGCAGTCCAACGACATCCGCATCCGGGTCCTACAGGAGGAGAACGGGCGGCTCCAATCAATGCTGTCCAAAATCCGGGAAGTGGCCCAGCAGGGTGGCCTCAAGGTGGGCCTGAGAGGGCGGGCCCTTGGGGACCAGGAGGAAGCCCCTATCCAGCAGCAGGTCTTCAGACTCTGCCCCGGGAACTTGTGGAGAGCCCACCTCATCACATGAGGCCTTAGGCTGTGCTTTTGTgaaacatttttcacatttccAGAAGGCGTGAGGATGTTATGGATCCGATGCCTTCCAGTCCCATATGCCCTCTATAGCTGTCATTCCTTTAAGTGCAGCAAGAAGCCTCgtcaggccgggtgcggcggctcatgcctgtaatcccaacaatttgagaggctgaggcgggcagatcactcgagcccaggagtttgagaccagcctggacaatataatgggaccccgtttctacaaaaaaaaaaagaagccatgtCAGAAAGAAACCTCCCCACACTTGCTGCCTGCCCAAGGCTCTGCAGCTGAGAATAGGCCCTGGAAGGCTTCCTAGGCCCTGCCCCTAGGTGAAAGGGCCCATGGATATGCGCCCGGCCCTTCCCTCCCCATCCCTGGCTACGACACCCTCTCTGTACAGTGGGGAGGGGACTCCTGGGCCCTTAtaagactggctttttttttttttttgtagctgatCCCGCAGGACCGGCTCTGGTCCCCTTCCAGCAAGGGAACCCAGGGAGCAACACCACCAGTCCAGGCCAAGAGCACATCCCCAGGGTGAGTGAGGCTTTACTGGAGGTGGGGCAGGTGAGTGGAGTGTTCCCTGCATTCACAGGGGATCTTGGATCTGGTTTTCCTTCAGGCCTCTGGGCAGACAGCACCTTCCTAGCAGCAGGACGGGTAGGACCCTGCTGGGCCAGCCCTGCACATCCCCACCTCGGCAGCCCTGCACATCCCCACCTCGGCAGCCCTGCACATCCCCACCTCGGCAGCCCTGCACATCCCCATCTCGGCAGCCCTGCAGCCAGCCCAGCAAGTCCTTGCTGGAGGGTGTGACCCACTTGGACACCTGCACCCAGAACCCCATCAAGGTCTTGGTCAGGCTGAGAAAGAGACTGTCACCTGGCCGGGGACAGGCCAGCTCTGCACACCAGCCCCAGGAGCGGCCCATGTAGCCTGTGGCCCAGGGCTGAGGCTGGATGGGAGGTGGCTGGCAGCCCACCCACT from Homo sapiens chromosome 22, GRCh38.p14 Primary Assembly includes these protein-coding regions:
- the CCDC157 gene encoding coiled-coil domain-containing protein 157 isoform X4, which produces MSYLENLGSEQMMPPAQAAGPCMSVGLTVRRFWDSLLRLGTLHQQPLPQKGANQRETPTSKPTTKGEPARSPEYLTTKLIKPSSPVLGLPQTCQEPESIPVRASLQFPATTFKNTRSVHSQTIETALVPCDACASVQGSLQKVGKVVISLCQSQNLPSSLGQFQQLVQDSMGLRPLPAATVGRWAAEQRKDLTRLSKHVEALRAQLEEAEGQKDGLRKQAGKLEQALKQEQGARRRQAEEDEQCLSEWEHDKQQLLTETSDLKTKMATLERELKQQRESTQAVEAKAQQLQEEGERRAAAERQVQQLEEQVQQLEAQVQLLVGRLEGAGQQVCWASTELDKEKARVDSMVRHQESLQAKQRALLKQLDSLDQEREELRGSLDEAEAQRARVEEQLQSEREQGQCQLRAQQELLQSLQREKQGLEQATTDLRLTILELERELEELKERERLLVAFPDLHRPTETQIHGPVPLGTGGRSSSVESQITCPTDSGNVTDHMERQVQSNDIRIRVLQEENGRLQSMLSKIREVAQQGGLKLIPQDRLWSPSSKGTQGATPPVQAKSTSPGPLGRQHLPSSRTGRTLLGQPCTSPPRQPCTSPPRQPCTSPPRQPCTSPSRQPCSQPSKSLLEGVTHLDTCTQNPIKVLVRLRKRLSPGRGQASSAHQPQERPM
- the CCDC157 gene encoding coiled-coil domain-containing protein 157 isoform 2 (isoform 2 is encoded by transcript variant 3), producing the protein MAHLLGSQACMESLRTDLTDLQGAIVDVFSRAGPVRFPSWKFPDRMACDLDMVALLEHYDHVPGDPEFTQLSHAVLLELVIDR
- the CCDC157 gene encoding coiled-coil domain-containing protein 157 isoform X9 — encoded protein: MATLERELKQQRESTQAVEAKAQQLQEEGERRAAAERQVQQLEEQVQQLEAQVQLLVGRLEGAGQQVCWASTELDKEKARVDSMVRHQESLQAKQRALLKQLDSLDQEREELRGSLDEAEAQRARVEEQLQSEREQGQCQLRAQQELLQSLQREKQGLEQATTDLRLTILELERELEELKERERLLVAFPDLHRPTETQIHGPVPLGTGGRSSSVESQITCPTDSGNVTDHMERQVQSNDIRIRVLQEENGRLQSMLSKIREVAQQGGLKLIPQDRLWSPSSKGTQGATPPVQAKSTSPGPLGRQHLPSSRTGRTLLGQPCTSPPRQPCTSPPRQPCTSPPRQPCTSPSRQPCSQPSKSLLEGVTHLDTCTQNPIKVLVRLRKRLSPGRGQASSAHQPQERPM